TTCCTGAGCCACCTCCCGCCCCCTCCGGGGGTAAGACCACGGGGCCGCGACGTCACGAACCCGTCGACCAGTCCGTGCCCACGGACGTCGGCCCGCCCGGGCCGCAGCGCCGGTGCACCGAGGACCGACCTGAGAGGCAGGGCCCACCGTGCGTCCGTCAGACACCGAACCGAGTCCTGCAGCAGCGGACCTGGAAGACCAGGCTGAGCCGTCTGAGCTCAGCACCTTCGGGGACAGCGGTGGTGAGGTGCTGCCCCCGACCTCCCTGGTGAGCACAGGATCCGCCGGGGCCGTCCGGGTGCTGCACCACGCGGCCGAGCGGTTCTACGAGCTGCTGGAGGACGGTGTGTCGGTCGGCATGCTGATCTACGAGACCAGCCCGGGACACAGCAGCATCACCCACGCCATGGTGCGTGCGGACCGCCGGGGTCGCGGTCTCGGAGCCACCCTCATCTCGACCGCCCTGGACCACCTCGCCGCGACGGGAGCACCGGTCCGGGTGCACTGCGCCACGGTGGCCGGCTTCCTCCAGCGGTTCCCGGAGTACACGGACCGCGTCCAGCCGACCGGCCACAGAGGTCCTCGGTGACGGCACGCGGAGCCGGGTGGGTGACGACACCGGCCGACCCGGGCACTCTCGGGTGAGTACGTCGTCCCGGCGGAGTCGCACCAGCGTCCCGTCCCCGCCCACCAGACCCCCTCGGAGTCCCGTGAACCCCTCTCAGCCGCACCTGCTCCCCCACCGGCTCGACGTCGCCCTCCGGCCGGGTCCGACGGCGGAGATCCGCTCCCGGGTCTGCGTCGGGCACGTGTGCGCGGGGGTCGCCCGTGCCTGACGCGCACGGGCACCTCGACCCTCGGCTGGAGCAGCTGCTGCGCTCACGGGCTGAGCGGCTCTGGCGGTACGAGCCCGCTGATGACGACCCTGGTGTCGACGACCCCGCCACCGCATCGTCCCCCCGCGGCGGAGACACGTCGTCGGACCAGCTGGACGAGGGGCATGTGCCCGTCGTCCTGAGCCGGGGCGACCGCGCGGCACTCGCCTACGCCGACGCGCTCCTCGGGCTGCTCGACCACGACGACGCCAGGTCCGCGGCCCTGCACTCGACCCGCAGCACGGCGTGGAAGCAGCTCGGCCACCAGCAGACCCGCGAGATCACCGCCCTGGTGCTCGAGCTGACGCTGCGCGAGGAGTCGTCCTCGCGCGCCGGCCCGTCACGCGACGACCAGCCCGCCGTCTTCGGACCGCTCGGTGCCAGCCACCTGGGCTGGGGCGACGACGGCGGTGCTGCCGTCGCCTGCCCCGAGTGCGGGCACGCCCTGAGCATGTTCATCGAGCCCGAGGAGGGCCGCGCCGACCGGCTCGCCGGACGCATCGCCGGCGGCATGGGGACGTGGTACTTCGTCCTGCTCCTGCTGATCTCCACGACGCTGTACCTGGGACTGACCTTGAGCCTGACCCGGTCGAGCACGAGCGAGATGGTCGCCCTGAACCACTTCGGGCTGGCGCTGGCGATCCTCACCGCCGTCCAGACGCCGCTCATCCTGCTCACCCAGCGCCGTGACGCCGCCCGCGACCGCGAGCGCGACCGTGAGGCCCTGCGGATCGCTGCGAACACCGAGACCGATCTGCACGCCATCCGGGCCTCACTCACCCGGCTCGAGGACGAGCCGCGCCGACCCTGACCAGCAGCCCCGGAGGAGAAGACCACGTGCAGGACGCGACCGCGCCCGACGTCACCTCGACGAGGTCACCGCCGGGTGACGCCTCCCCCCCGACCACCGTCGCCGACCTCCTCGACGAGGTGCCCGCCGGGTGGACCGAGGTCGAGTACGACGGTCGCCGGTACGGGCCCAGCCGCACCGACCGGGTGGGTGGCCAGGTCGTGACCCTCGCAGCCCGTGAGCTCGGCGGCCCCGACCTGATCAGCGCGAACGTGTACCGGACGAGCAGGGGCGACGAGCTGAGAGCCTGCGAGATGCCGGACCGCACGGTGCTGGACCTCCTGGGTGGTTGGCGGCCGGTGGACCCGTCGAGGACCGGCGCTGGCACCGGGGCCGCGACCGGTGAGAGCGGCGGCCGGCAGGGAGCAGGTTCCCGTCTCCACCTGCATGACGCGCCGGTCGCCGCTGCTGGCACGGGCGGTCACGGTGGAGGCAGGGTGCCAGGGACGGGCTCGGCTGGTGACGCCGGTGAGGGGCCTCGCCACAGCGGGAGCAGCGTGCTCCGGAGCGTGTGCGCGAGCAGCTCGGGCTCGGCCACGGCCGGGAAGTGCCCGCCCACCGGGTGCTCCTGCCACGCGACGAGCCGGTAGTAGCGTGCGGCCAGCTCCCGGGGTGGCTTCGGGAACGGCACTCGCTCGCCCCCGAAGACGCTGACCGCCGTCGGGACGGTGGAGGGGTCGTCCACCGGCAGACGGCCGGCGGGCTGGCGCTGGGCCGCCTGGTACGGCAGGAGCGAGGTCGTCACGGTGCCGGTGACCCAGTAGAGGGTGAGCGTGGAGAGCAGCAGGTCCCGGTCGAAAGCCGGTTCGCCGTCGACGCGGACGCTGCTCCAGGACCTGACCTTCTCGCCGATCCAGGCGGCCAGACCCACGGGGCTGTCCTCCAGCGCGGCCCCGAGCGTCCTCGGCTTCGTGGCGTGCAGGTGCGCGTAGGCACCCTCCTGGACCGACCACGCCGCCGACGCCGCCGCGTAGCGCTCCTCGGCCCTGGTGCGTGGGTCGGCAGCCGCAGCGAGACCGGGGGTGGCGAGGTGGATGCCGGCCACCTGCTCGGGGTTGTCGCGGGCCAGCCACCCGGCGACACCAGCGCCGAGGTCGCTGCCGTGAGCCACGTAGCGGGGGTGACCGAGTCCCTCCACCATCAGCCGGTGGAGCAGCCCGGCGACAGCGCGTCCGGTGAGACCGTGCGGGCCGGGAGGTCCGCTGAACCCGAAACCAGGCAGGGAGGGCAGCACCGTGCTGGGGGTACCCGTGGCGGGGTCCCCGAGCAGCGGGAGGAGGGGCAGGTGCTCCAGGAACGACCCCGGCCAGCCGTGGACCGCCAGCAGCGGGACGGGATCAGGACCCTGGCCCCGGACGTGCACGGCATGGACCCGGTGCCGGCCCACCCGGGCCTGGAGATGGGTCATCGCGTCCAGGCGGTCCTGCAGGACGTCGGTGTCGAAGGCGCGCCAGTCCGCCAGCAGCTCGCCCAGCCAGGTCCGGGGCACCCCCTGGTCCTCGCCGTCGCCGAGTGCGGCGGGCAGCCTGGGGCGCGCCAGTCGCGTCCGGAGCTCACTCAGCCTCTGCCGATCCAGCAGCACACGCTGCTGCTCCACCCTCACCGGCTCGTCCTGCACGGCACCTCCCTCGTCCTCCAGATCGCCGCCGCTGGTTCCCCTGCCGGTCCGACCGCGCCGGGCGTCACCGTCGCGCGCTGCGACGGGTGGGCTGGTCGGCGGTACCGCTCGCGATGGTCGTCGACGAGGTCGCGAGGATGTCCCTCCACCACGGGGAGGTCACCGGTCTGAGGGGATGGGGGCAGAGAGCCTCCAGTCAGGCCGGACGTAGTGGCAGGTGTAGCCGTACGGACGCTTGACCAGGTAGTCCTGGTGCTCCTCCTCGGCCTCCCAGAACCTGCCCGCGGCGGTCACCTCCGTGACCACCTTCCCGGGCCACCGGCGGGAGGCGTCCACGTCCTCGATCGTCTGCTCGGCCACCCTGCGCTGCTCCTGGCTGAGGTAGAAGATCGAGGAGCGGTAGCTCCTGCCCCGGTCGTTCCCCTGACGGTTGCGCGTGGTGGGGTCGTGCAGCTGGAAGAAGAACTCCAGCAGCTGCCGGTAGGACAGCGTGCGGGGGTCGAAGACGATCTCGACCGCCTCGGCGTGGTCCCCGTGGTCGCGGTAGCTGGGGTGCGACGCGTCATCACCACCGCTGTAACCGGCCCGGCTGGAGATCACGCCCGGCACCTTCCGGAGCAGCTCCTGCACTCCCCAGAAGCACCCACCGGCCAGCACTGCCGTCTCTGTCTCCTGCATCAGCACGATCCCCTCACACGTCGGTGGTTGCCCAGCTCCTTCGTCACGGTGGCGGTTGTCCTCTTACCTCCTCCTCCACCACGGCGATCCGCGGCCGCACCGGCACGACCCCCGCCACCGGTCGAGGTCGGGTCGCTGCTGGCGGGCAGCGGTGACCGCAGGCGGACCGGCGGAGCCTGGACAGCCGGTTCGAGTCGGCGGTGCTGCGCCGTCGCGCCGTGGTCGACGGTGCTCGCCGCGGGCGGTCCGCACGCGGCTGGGCGGTCGCGCTGGAGCCCCGCCGGTCCGCCGGCGCTGAGCGTGGTCAGCGGGGTGCGGTGAGCCCCCACTCGTCCACGACCCTCGAGGCCACCGCCTCCGGGGACAGCCGGCTGTTGTCGACCACCAGGTGGCGGCCGGTGAAGGGGAAGTCACCCTCGCTGTTGAGCCGGCGGCCGTCGAGCCGGTGCAGCAGCGCCCGGGCGGCCGCCACGTCGCGCTTGGACCGCTTCTCCGCCACCCGCAGCGGGGTCCCCTCGCGCGCCAGCCGGACATCCAGACCGGCCACCAGCTCGAGGTGGTCGACCGGGCCGCCGGCCTCGGTCACCGGGGCGATGACGTCCTCCAGGAAGGCGGCGTCGCCGGGGTCGTCGAAGTCCATCACGTAGGTGATGACCAGCCCGGGCAGGCCGCTGCCCACGGCCTCGGCCAGCACGGAGCGCCTGATCAGGCGGACCAGCCGCTGGAACGGCTCGGTGCCGAAGTCGAAGACCCCGAGCAGCGGCTCGATGGCCATGTGGTTGTGGAACAGCGGGTAGCCGGTCAGCTGCGACAGCGCGCGACCCACCGCCATCTTGCCGACGGCGGGCGGTCCGTGGACGACGACGAGGTGCATCCCGGGATCGTGGCACGGGGGCCCGCCGTGGGCGATCCGGTATCCGGCCCGCCCGGTGGCCTAGGGTCGGTGCTGACGCACGCACACCACGTGGAAAGGCCCCGCACCCATGGTCCAGAAGGTCGCCCTGCTCACCGCCGGTGGGTTCGCCCCCTGCCTCTCCTCCGCCGTCGGCGGGCTGATCGAGCGCTACACCGAGCTCGCCCCCGAGGTCGAGATCATCGCCTACAAGCACGGCTACCAGGGCCTGCTGGCCGGTGACTCCCTCGCCGTCACCGACACCGTCCGGGCCAACGCCGGCCTGCTGCACTCCTACGGCGGCTCCCCCATCGGCAACTCCCGGGTCAAGCTGACCAACGCCAAGGACCTGGTCCGTCGCGGTCTGGTGGCCGAGGGCGAGGACCCGCTGAAGGTGGCGGCCGAGCGCCTCACCGCAGACGGCGTCGACGTGCTGCACACCATCGGCGGCGACGACACCAACACCACCGCGGCCGACCTCGCCGCCTACCTGGCCGAGCACGACTACGGCCTGACCGTGGTCGGGCTGCCGAAGACCATCGACAACGACGTGATCCCGATCAAGCAGTCCCTCGGCGCCTGGACGGCCGCGGAGATGGGGGCCCGCTTCGCCCAGAACATCGTCGGCGAGCACAACTCGGGTTCGCGGATGCTGATCGTGCACGAGGTGATGGGACGCAACTGCGGCTGGCTGACCGCGGCCACCGCCCGCGCCTACCGCGAGTGGCTGGACGGCCGTCAGTGGCTGCCCGAGATCGGGCTCTCCCGCGAGGCGTGGGACGTCCACGCCGTCTACGTCCCCGAGGCCGAGATCGACATCGACGCCGAGGCCGAGCGGCTGCGCTCGGTGATGGACTCGGTCGGCAACGTGACCATCTTCCTCTCCGAGGGCGCCGGGCTGGAGTCGATCGTGGCTCAGCTGGAGTCCGCCGGTGAGGAGGTCGCGCGCGACCCGTTCGGCCACGTCAGGCTGGACAAGGTCAACCCCGGTGCCTGGTTCTCCGAGCAGTTCGCCTCCCGCCTCGGCGCGGAGAAGGTGATGGTGCAGAAGTCCGGCTACTACTCCCGCTCCGCCGCGGCCAACACCGCCGACCTGGAGCTGATCCGCTCGATGACCGACCTGGCCGTGGACTGCGCGCTGCGCGGCGAGTCGGGTGTGATCGGTCAGGACGAGGAGCAGGACGACACGCTGCGGGCCATCGAGTTCGAGCGCATCAAGGGCGGCAAGCCCTTCGACATCGGCGCGGACTGGTTCGCCCGGATGCTCGGCGAGATCGGCCAGCCCGCCCCCGTCGCCGCCCCGCCGGCCGCGCACTGAGCCCGAACGGGTACCGGCGGGGGCTCAGGCCCCCGCCAGCACCTGCTCGATCGCCCGGACGCTGCGGTCGCGGAACGCGGGGACGCTGAGGCGGTAGTAGTCGACCTCCATCGCCGCGACCGACACCGCCCACGCGCGACCGCGGCGCCAGGTGTCCTCGTCGACGTCCAGCTCCGCGCGCAGGTCGGCCCGCGGCCCCGGGCCGAAGGTGTTCCAGGCCACAGCGAGCTCGCAGGCCGGGTCCCCCACGCCGGGGCAGCCCCAGTCCAGCACCGCGCCCAGCCGACCGTCCTCGAGCAGCACGTTGCCAGGCTGCAGGTCGCCGTGGAACCACACCCCGGGGCCGCTCCAGGGCGGCGCGTCCACCCCGTCCTGCCAGACGGCCTCGGCCGCGCCGGAGTCGACCAGGTCACCGATCCGGCTCAGCGCGGCCCGGGTCAGGCGGTCGCGGTCCTCGCCCTGCTCACCCTGCAGCGGCAGACCCCGTGACCCGGTGAGCCCCGCCCCACCCGCCGGGCAGCGCTGGAGCGCCCGGATGAACCCCGCCAGCCGCGAGGCGTGCTCGGGGGTGTCGAGCTCCTCCCGGGTCGGTGCGCGACCGGGCAACCACGGGTGCACCGACCACCGCAGCGGGTAGTCCTCGTCGGGCTCGCCGAGCAGCATCGGGACCGACAGCCGCAGCGGCAGGTCGGGCTGCAGCCGGGGCAACCACTCGGCCTCCCAGACCGCCTGGGTGCCACCGCCGGGGCGGATCGGCATCCGGGCGACCAGGTCCGCGCCGAGACGGAAGAGGGCGTGGTCGGTGCCGAAGTCGTCCACCGCGCGGACCGGGAGGTCGGCCCACCGTGGCGCCTGGGCCCGGAGCAGCCGCCGGACGTCGGCCTCACCGACCACCACCTGGTCCTCGTGCATCTGGGTCATGGGGTGACTCGACCACCGATCCGGCCGACGGTCGAGTCCTTCCCGGGGTGCCCGGGTCCGCCCGGCCCGTCCAGTGGGTCTCCCATGGGGATCTCCCCCGTCAGCACTCGACGTCCCGCCGCGATGTCGCGGCGAGACGTCGGTGGCTGACGTCCACGGGGTTCCCGCCGACGGCCTCGCGCAGCACCGCGCGTCCCGGGTCGTGGCGACTGGCCGCGATATGCCGCCACGTCCAGGAGGGTGACGGCGTGTCGTGGCGACTCGCCGCGTCGGCCCGGACGTGACGACGCGGGAGGGTGGTCAACGGCGCCAGCGGCCCACCAGGACAGCCACGGAGGCGTCACACGCCCACGCACACCCCGCCGCCGGCCTCGCGCAGCACCGCGCGTCCCGCGATGTGGCAACTGGCCGCGATACGCCGCCACGTCCAGGAGGGTCACGGCGTGTCGTGGCGACTGGCCGCGATACGCCGCTCCGGCCAGGAGGGTCACGGCGTGTCGTGGCCAGTCGCCCCGTCAGCGGCGAACGTGACGACGCTCCACGCAGCTCAGCGGCGCCGGCGGCCCAGCAGGGCGGCCACGGCCGCGCCCAGGCCGACACCCGAGGCGGCACCGAAGCCCCAGCCGACCACCGAGGCGATCCGGGTGGCGCGGGTGGCCACGGTCTGCGACACCTGCACCTTCTCGTCGGGGTACTGCACCTCCAGCACCTCCGGGCCGATCCGCACGCCCTCGCGACGCGACCAGGCCACCTGGGCGCTGTAGGGGTTCCTGCCGCGGTCGGGCTCCGCGGGCACCGGCGTCCGTACCGGCTCCAGCTCGACGTGGGGGTCCTGCTCCAGCGGGACGTCGGCCTCGATGTGCTCCCCGGCGATGGCGCGCTGCTCGGAGGTGGCGATCCAGGCGGCGATGAACAGGATCAGGCGGGCGAACAGGTTGAAGAACAGCATCAGCACGATGACCGGTCCGAAGGCGGCCACGGCGGCGTTGCCCCCGAAGAGCCCGAAGACGGCCGAGGAGCTGTACTG
The sequence above is a segment of the Auraticoccus monumenti genome. Coding sequences within it:
- a CDS encoding GNAT family N-acetyltransferase, producing MRPSDTEPSPAAADLEDQAEPSELSTFGDSGGEVLPPTSLVSTGSAGAVRVLHHAAERFYELLEDGVSVGMLIYETSPGHSSITHAMVRADRRGRGLGATLISTALDHLAATGAPVRVHCATVAGFLQRFPEYTDRVQPTGHRGPR
- a CDS encoding DUF1003 domain-containing protein, with protein sequence MPVVLSRGDRAALAYADALLGLLDHDDARSAALHSTRSTAWKQLGHQQTREITALVLELTLREESSSRAGPSRDDQPAVFGPLGASHLGWGDDGGAAVACPECGHALSMFIEPEEGRADRLAGRIAGGMGTWYFVLLLLISTTLYLGLTLSLTRSSTSEMVALNHFGLALAILTAVQTPLILLTQRRDAARDRERDREALRIAANTETDLHAIRASLTRLEDEPRRP
- a CDS encoding epoxide hydrolase family protein yields the protein MQDEPVRVEQQRVLLDRQRLSELRTRLARPRLPAALGDGEDQGVPRTWLGELLADWRAFDTDVLQDRLDAMTHLQARVGRHRVHAVHVRGQGPDPVPLLAVHGWPGSFLEHLPLLPLLGDPATGTPSTVLPSLPGFGFSGPPGPHGLTGRAVAGLLHRLMVEGLGHPRYVAHGSDLGAGVAGWLARDNPEQVAGIHLATPGLAAAADPRTRAEERYAAASAAWSVQEGAYAHLHATKPRTLGAALEDSPVGLAAWIGEKVRSWSSVRVDGEPAFDRDLLLSTLTLYWVTGTVTTSLLPYQAAQRQPAGRLPVDDPSTVPTAVSVFGGERVPFPKPPRELAARYYRLVAWQEHPVGGHFPAVAEPELLAHTLRSTLLPLWRGPSPASPAEPVPGTLPPP
- the msrA gene encoding peptide-methionine (S)-S-oxide reductase MsrA, which encodes MQETETAVLAGGCFWGVQELLRKVPGVISSRAGYSGGDDASHPSYRDHGDHAEAVEIVFDPRTLSYRQLLEFFFQLHDPTTRNRQGNDRGRSYRSSIFYLSQEQRRVAEQTIEDVDASRRWPGKVVTEVTAAGRFWEAEEEHQDYLVKRPYGYTCHYVRPDWRLSAPIPSDR
- a CDS encoding DEAD/DEAH box helicase family protein yields the protein MHLVVVHGPPAVGKMAVGRALSQLTGYPLFHNHMAIEPLLGVFDFGTEPFQRLVRLIRRSVLAEAVGSGLPGLVITYVMDFDDPGDAAFLEDVIAPVTEAGGPVDHLELVAGLDVRLAREGTPLRVAEKRSKRDVAAARALLHRLDGRRLNSEGDFPFTGRHLVVDNSRLSPEAVASRVVDEWGLTAPR
- a CDS encoding pyrophosphate--fructose-6-phosphate 1-phosphotransferase, with translation MVQKVALLTAGGFAPCLSSAVGGLIERYTELAPEVEIIAYKHGYQGLLAGDSLAVTDTVRANAGLLHSYGGSPIGNSRVKLTNAKDLVRRGLVAEGEDPLKVAAERLTADGVDVLHTIGGDDTNTTAADLAAYLAEHDYGLTVVGLPKTIDNDVIPIKQSLGAWTAAEMGARFAQNIVGEHNSGSRMLIVHEVMGRNCGWLTAATARAYREWLDGRQWLPEIGLSREAWDVHAVYVPEAEIDIDAEAERLRSVMDSVGNVTIFLSEGAGLESIVAQLESAGEEVARDPFGHVRLDKVNPGAWFSEQFASRLGAEKVMVQKSGYYSRSAAANTADLELIRSMTDLAVDCALRGESGVIGQDEEQDDTLRAIEFERIKGGKPFDIGADWFARMLGEIGQPAPVAAPPAAH
- a CDS encoding aminoglycoside phosphotransferase family protein produces the protein MTQMHEDQVVVGEADVRRLLRAQAPRWADLPVRAVDDFGTDHALFRLGADLVARMPIRPGGGTQAVWEAEWLPRLQPDLPLRLSVPMLLGEPDEDYPLRWSVHPWLPGRAPTREELDTPEHASRLAGFIRALQRCPAGGAGLTGSRGLPLQGEQGEDRDRLTRAALSRIGDLVDSGAAEAVWQDGVDAPPWSGPGVWFHGDLQPGNVLLEDGRLGAVLDWGCPGVGDPACELAVAWNTFGPGPRADLRAELDVDEDTWRRGRAWAVSVAAMEVDYYRLSVPAFRDRSVRAIEQVLAGA